One segment of Arvicanthis niloticus isolate mArvNil1 chromosome 5, mArvNil1.pat.X, whole genome shotgun sequence DNA contains the following:
- the Acot11 gene encoding acyl-coenzyme A thioesterase 11 — protein sequence MFSSRTSRKSVSHPESRDDSTMAEGEEYRNPTEVQMSQLVLPCHTNHRGELSIGQLLKWIDTTACLSAERHAGCPCVTASMDDIYFDHTISVGQVVNIKAKVNRAFNSSMEVCVAGPAWGWDGLPVPLCLSGSMPKPPHTVGL from the exons ATGTTCTCTAGTCGCACATCCCGGAAGTCAGTCTCTCATCCGGAGTCCAGAGACGATTCCACCATGGCAGAGGGTGAAGAATATCGGAACCCTACGGAGGTACAGATGAGCCAGCTGGTGCTGCCCTGCCACACTAACCACCGTGGGGAACTTAGCATTGGACAGTTGCTCAAATGGATCGACACCACAGCCTGCCTATCAG CGGAGAGGCATGCTGGCTGCCCCTGTGTCACAGCCTCCATGGATGACATCTACTTCGATCATACCATTAG TGTCGGCCAAGTGGTGAATATCAAGGCCAAGGTGAACCGGGCCTTCAACTCCAGCATGGAGGTGTGTGTGGCTGGCCCTGCTTGGGGGTGGGATGGCCTTCCTGTTCCACTCTGTCTCTCAGGATCCATGCCCAAGCCCCCTCACACTGTAGGTCTCTAA